Below is a window of Fulvitalea axinellae DNA.
TCAAATCTTCCATTTCCCTGAGTTAGAAATTAGGGGTTGCGCTTTGTTGTTTGGCTTCGGAACGTTTTGCGTTGCTGATGGCGGTTTGTCTTGCCACCTCTTCGGCAAGCTTGCCGAAAGCTTCCGCCGTAACGCCCTCTTTCATGATGGCGGGGTAACCCGAATCGCCGGATTCGCGGATACTCTGCACTATCGGAATCTCCCCCAAGAACGGTACTCCGTACTTTTCGGCCATTTCTTTACCGCCGTCTTTTCCGAAGATGAAATATTTGTTTTCGGGTAACTCCTCCGGGGTAAAATAGGCCATATTCTCGACAATTCCCAAGACGGGAACATTAATTTGAGGTTGCAAGAACATGTTGATTCCCTTCTTTACATCGGCCAATGCCACTTTTTGCGGAGTGGTCACGATAACGGCTCCGGAGAGTGGAACGTTTTGTACCAATCCCAGATGGATATCGCCTGTTCCGGGAGGGAGATCCACTACCAAGTAGTCAAGTTCGCCCCATTCGGTATCGCCAATAAATTGCTTGAGCGCCGAAGTGGCCATAGGGCCTCTCCATATTACGGCGTTGTCGCCGGTAAGGAAACCGATGGACATCAGTTTGATACCGTACTGCTCAATGGGCGTGATAATGTCTTTGCCGTTTTGCTTATGCACTTCGGGCATCTCGCGCTCGCAGTTGAACATTGTGGGTACCGACGGTCCGTAAATATCGGCGTCGAGCAAACCTACTTTGGCTCCGTTGCGTGCCAAGGCTAAGGCCAGGTTCGCGCTGACGGTAGATTTGCCTACGCCACCTTTGCCGGAGGCGACGGCGATAACGTTCTTGACACCTTGTAATACGGGCGTATTGTCGAATGCCGCGGTTACGTTGGAAGTCATTTCCGGAACAACCTCCCAACCCTCGCCGGCTACGGCGCTAACGGCCTCGATACAGTCGTTTTTAATTTTCTCTTTCAGCGGGCAGGCCGGTGTGGTAAGCACTACCTGAAACCGAATTTGCCCGTCGCTGATTTCCAGGTCCTTGATCATGTTGAGCGTGACCAAGTCCTGATTCAGGTCCGGGTCCTGAACGGTGGAAAGAGCTTTTATAACTTCTTCTTTCGTCATAAATTCCGAAAAGCTTTGGTTCAAGGAAATAAACAGCTAATTCCCTGTACGCATTAGGAACGGGAAAAGCCGATATTCATTGCGAAAATAGCCTTTTTTGTCGACTTAGTTGACGACAGTGCCAAAGTATGTGTTGTCTGCGTCGATTTGGGCCTAAAACTGTTTGTCACAACGTCAGGCTATTTCAAGTATTTTAAACGCTTTGCCGTTGACGGAGAAACATTCGTTTGCCTTCTTGCCTGAGCAGGCTTGTCCAAATGGCGTTACAGGGGACACCGCAAAGGCATTTTGGCCTTCGGCCGATATTTTTCCGGCGCTAACACAAAGGTAAAACAGTCCACTGTCGGTTTGTAGCAACGCTCCGGCTTCGGCTTTTTCCAATGTCTTGGCGGGTGGAAACTGTTCTAGAATTTTTTTGATTTTCAATGCTTCTGCCAGCTGGGCGGCGTTTTTGTCACGCTCAATCTGCATCATCGCCCGGCCGGTTTCGTATTTGTCGCCGGCGCTGCTTTTTCCTTCCTCGTTCGCAGCGCTTTGGGCGGTGTTCATCGCCTGTTTGGCTACGGTAATACGCTGGTTAATATGTTCCAGACAGGTTTCGTAAAGCTTGACTTTAAGCTCCTTCAGATCCATACTTTGATATTTTGAGTACGAAAATAGTGAATTTCCCGTATTCGTCGGCTTATCTTTGTCTGAATGAAAAATATGGATTGGAAAACCCTGAAATCGGAAAGGGTATTGGAGGATCGCTGGATCAGCGTTCGTTCAGACGTTTGCCAAATGCCCAACGGCCGTTTGGTGGAACCTTATTATGTGCTCGACTATCCAGATTGGGTAGCGGTGGTGGCGATAACCGATGAGGGCGAAGTGATAATCAACCGACAATATAGGCACGGGGCCGGCCGGACGATTTTGGAACTGCCCAGCG
It encodes the following:
- a CDS encoding Mrp/NBP35 family ATP-binding protein translates to MTKEEVIKALSTVQDPDLNQDLVTLNMIKDLEISDGQIRFQVVLTTPACPLKEKIKNDCIEAVSAVAGEGWEVVPEMTSNVTAAFDNTPVLQGVKNVIAVASGKGGVGKSTVSANLALALARNGAKVGLLDADIYGPSVPTMFNCEREMPEVHKQNGKDIITPIEQYGIKLMSIGFLTGDNAVIWRGPMATSALKQFIGDTEWGELDYLVVDLPPGTGDIHLGLVQNVPLSGAVIVTTPQKVALADVKKGINMFLQPQINVPVLGIVENMAYFTPEELPENKYFIFGKDGGKEMAEKYGVPFLGEIPIVQSIRESGDSGYPAIMKEGVTAEAFGKLAEEVARQTAISNAKRSEAKQQSATPNF
- a CDS encoding 3-oxoacyl-ACP synthase; translated protein: MDLKELKVKLYETCLEHINQRITVAKQAMNTAQSAANEEGKSSAGDKYETGRAMMQIERDKNAAQLAEALKIKKILEQFPPAKTLEKAEAGALLQTDSGLFYLCVSAGKISAEGQNAFAVSPVTPFGQACSGKKANECFSVNGKAFKILEIA